One Mycoplasmopsis bovigenitalium genomic window, ATATCAGATACATCAGTATTTCTAAGCTTGCCATCTGTTGCTTCCATTTTCAACTGGCTACAAATTGTAGCCAATTCATTTCCTTCTTTTTTTAACCTTGTTTTTAAAACGCTCCAATACTTTCTAGCATTATCACTTTCAGTAAGAATGCCAATAATATCTACTACCGAAAAATATCATTCTTCTTTTTCATTATCCCAAATACTTCTTATTTTATTACCTTCAAATATTTTGATTTGATTATCCAAAAACATCTCTCCTTTATACCTAATATTTATATTATATTTATGTTATAGATTTTGTGCTTGCATAATTAGAAAATTAAAGTATATATTTACTAAAATAATTTAATTTTAAATTTTGGTTAATTGCAAAATTAATAATTAAAAATCAAAATGCCACTAAGCATTAAGCATTTTAAACTTAACTTACAATCAAATATAGAGGCTTATAAATTCTTATATTTTGGGGCTGACTCTGAAACTTGCGAGTGCTGATTTATTCTTTGGTGGTTATTTTTCATCTTTTTTATATTAAAAAATGCAAGCAATTTTGCTTGCATAACAAACTTAATTTTATAGGTTCTTATTTATTCAATCACAAACTAACAATTAATTATTACTTGCTTTCTAATTTTTTAATGTCACTATCATTAAGTTTTTCAAGTGATGTCAATTGTCTTCTTGCGAGTTTTCTAAGTTCTATCATTCTTTCTTTTTGATCCATACCTTTGCCAATAAGGATTGCATTAAAACTTTCCATATTGGCAAGAACTAATAATTCATTTAAGCTTGCATAATCTCTTATATTTCCTTTAAGTTCTGGATTTTCATCTCGTCACTCTCTAGCTGTTTTATTAAATAAGGCAACATTTAACATATCTGCTTCACTTGCATATTTATATGATAATTGTTCACTTGTTAAATCAGATAGCAGATATTCCTTGATAGCATCTGTATGAATTTTGTAGTTAATTTTAGAGATTTCACGATGTAAATTCCAATTAAGGGATAACTTAGAATTTTCATCCGACTTAAGTCTTTTATAGTCTTGGATTAAATATAGCTTAAATTCAGGAGATATCCATGAAGCAAATTCCATGGCTATATAAAAATGAGCATATGTTCCACCATATCTTCCAGCCTTTGAAACAATACCTATTGCATTTGTATTTTCAATCCATTTTTGTGGTGTCATTGTAAATCTATTAAGACCCGTGTCCATTTTAAACGTGTCGAATTGCACACGGTTAAAATTTTTATTATTTAATATCTCCCACAAACCTATAAATTCTAGTGTATTTCTATTTCTCATCCAATTCTGAATAACAAATCGTGGATCATCTTCGTTTTTATACCTTGCAATATCTGTTAGACTTATATAATCATTTTTAAAATCTTCTGTATAAATTTGTATTTCAAAACCCTTTGCCTCTAGTTTTTCTTTTTTTGTTTTTGCCAAAATATATCCCCTTTCTTTTTTCTTCTATGTACTGTTTAGAGTTATCTAAATTTTAAACAACTCTAAACAGCAAACCAGGGCAAAAACCAACACCAAAGTGTTAACTTTTTTGTTCTAGTTTATTG contains:
- a CDS encoding KilA-N domain-containing protein, which produces MAKTKKEKLEAKGFEIQIYTEDFKNDYISLTDIARYKNEDDPRFVIQNWMRNRNTLEFIGLWEILNNKNFNRVQFDTFKMDTGLNRFTMTPQKWIENTNAIGIVSKAGRYGGTYAHFYIAMEFASWISPEFKLYLIQDYKRLKSDENSKLSLNWNLHREISKINYKIHTDAIKEYLLSDLTSEQLSYKYASEADMLNVALFNKTAREWRDENPELKGNIRDYASLNELLVLANMESFNAILIGKGMDQKERMIELRKLARRQLTSLEKLNDSDIKKLESK